In the Opitutaceae bacterium genome, one interval contains:
- a CDS encoding TonB family protein, whose amino-acid sequence MIHRSKAIALSLTLVGLIAAPVQAYQNPSADSSDAVNVTKPVPTRVVQPGVAPEQVGQAVTLRFTVDENGKPHNIQAAQPRTNDPVLVARMIRAVRSWEFEPARGADGQPIEMTVEMPIVVNKLSHS is encoded by the coding sequence ATGATCCATCGCAGCAAAGCCATCGCGCTCAGTCTCACCCTCGTCGGCCTCATCGCCGCGCCCGTTCAAGCCTATCAGAATCCCTCCGCGGATTCTTCCGACGCCGTCAATGTGACCAAACCGGTCCCGACCAGAGTTGTCCAGCCGGGGGTCGCCCCCGAACAGGTCGGCCAGGCAGTCACCCTACGCTTCACGGTCGACGAAAACGGAAAGCCCCACAACATCCAGGCCGCCCAACCCCGAACCAACGATCCCGTTCTTGTGGCCCGGATGATCCGCGCCGTTCGATCCTGGGAGTTTGAACCCGCCCGAGGGGCAGATGGTCAACCCATCGAGATGACCGTCGAAATGCCGATCGTCGTCAACAAATTGTCCCATAGCTGA
- a CDS encoding M14 family zinc carboxypeptidase codes for MTPTGLTVSDILGAETPLSQDLPTPVEVVGVGVGERHWYHHEIRAYLDALAEVSPRVRALGAQGRTHGGRPLTVYAVSSARNIARLDEILAERSGLADPGSRMSLNEVPAVVHLGASVHGDEPSGANAMPLIAWYLAGAQDPAVVSGLDSVVVLLNPVFNPDGLDRFAMQTNSLSGRVPSPDPNDDEHQQAFVTGRTNYYWFDLNRDWLAHQHPESQAVVALFQRWLPNIQLDLHEMGTDTTYFFQPGVPSRTHPLVPDLNQELTRKIAGFFQGEFDRDGTLYFSEERFDDFYMGKASTYADLFGCVGLLCEQASSRGAVQDSVNGRLTFPLTISNQFRMSLAVVRAAVGLRSELLSYQRQSFANGLKAGRERGGWYLATADGDPSRLAEFVRILRGHGIRVDGLAESVEVDGQLFPAGRSIAVPLGQERYPFLESLWERRTNFGEAIFYDISAWTLPLAFNLRHTVEPVAKVRTAELETDAGFTGTRALPDAGLAGYLIDWRDSCSPALLAEILGTGAVVRVATRPFSTSVAGGDRQDFGYGTLFVSGALAEGIPAEARDILTHAAARGLPVYGVTGSGTSEGIDLGSREFKVLRPPKVLLLTGPGISQYEAGEVWHLFDQRIGMTLTMVEWTRLPKVDLDGFTHLILVGGADQLRFLDSGVADRVRSFVENGGVLWAQGRAVEWAITSEIAEGTWRKQGEGGAGNSDGAQRRPFASARDDRALEAVSGAIFSASLDPSHPIGYGFTDDVIPIFRIGTRFLEPSANPYATPLQYSDEPLLAGYISEANLRLLAGSAVIMVEERKAGRIVLSLDAPAFRGFWWGTQRLLVNSVFFGDLLETP; via the coding sequence ATGACTCCGACGGGGTTGACGGTGTCGGATATTCTGGGAGCGGAGACGCCGCTTTCGCAGGACCTACCGACACCCGTCGAGGTGGTTGGGGTCGGGGTGGGCGAGCGGCACTGGTATCACCACGAGATCCGCGCCTATCTTGATGCGCTGGCGGAGGTGTCGCCGAGAGTGCGGGCCCTCGGCGCACAGGGCCGCACCCATGGGGGGCGGCCGCTGACGGTCTATGCCGTTTCTTCGGCAAGGAACATCGCCCGATTGGATGAAATCCTTGCGGAACGTTCCGGACTGGCCGATCCCGGCAGTCGAATGAGCTTGAATGAAGTTCCCGCGGTGGTGCACCTCGGGGCGAGCGTCCACGGTGACGAGCCGAGCGGTGCCAATGCCATGCCCCTCATTGCCTGGTACCTGGCGGGGGCGCAGGATCCCGCCGTGGTCTCCGGTCTGGACTCGGTTGTCGTCCTGCTCAATCCCGTCTTCAATCCGGACGGGCTGGATCGGTTCGCCATGCAAACGAACAGTCTGAGCGGGAGGGTTCCGAGCCCGGACCCGAATGATGATGAGCACCAGCAGGCCTTCGTGACCGGCCGGACCAATTACTACTGGTTTGATTTGAATCGGGATTGGCTGGCCCACCAGCATCCGGAAAGCCAGGCGGTGGTCGCTCTCTTCCAGAGATGGCTGCCGAACATCCAGCTCGATCTGCATGAAATGGGAACCGACACGACCTACTTTTTCCAGCCGGGTGTGCCCTCTCGGACCCACCCCCTGGTCCCGGATCTCAATCAGGAACTCACGCGAAAGATCGCCGGCTTCTTCCAAGGGGAGTTTGACCGGGACGGAACCCTCTATTTTTCCGAAGAGCGATTCGACGACTTCTATATGGGGAAGGCTTCGACCTACGCCGATCTCTTCGGTTGTGTCGGGCTTCTCTGCGAGCAGGCCAGTTCCCGTGGCGCGGTTCAGGACTCCGTCAATGGCCGGCTGACGTTCCCGCTGACCATTTCGAATCAGTTCCGGATGTCCCTGGCCGTGGTTCGGGCGGCGGTGGGATTGCGGTCCGAGTTGCTTAGCTACCAGCGACAGTCATTTGCCAACGGGCTCAAGGCGGGAAGGGAACGTGGTGGCTGGTACCTGGCGACGGCGGACGGCGATCCTTCGCGTCTGGCCGAGTTTGTGCGCATACTGCGGGGACATGGCATCCGGGTGGATGGCCTGGCTGAATCCGTGGAAGTGGACGGGCAGCTTTTCCCGGCCGGGCGGAGCATCGCGGTGCCGCTGGGCCAGGAGAGATACCCTTTCCTGGAGAGTCTTTGGGAGCGTCGGACCAACTTTGGGGAGGCGATCTTTTATGACATCTCCGCCTGGACGCTTCCCCTGGCCTTCAATCTGCGCCATACGGTCGAGCCGGTGGCGAAGGTCCGGACGGCCGAGCTGGAGACGGACGCCGGTTTCACCGGGACCCGCGCTCTTCCCGATGCCGGCCTCGCCGGCTATCTGATTGATTGGAGGGACAGTTGCTCGCCCGCCCTTCTTGCGGAGATTCTCGGAACCGGAGCGGTGGTCAGAGTGGCGACCCGGCCCTTTTCCACATCGGTCGCAGGCGGCGATCGTCAGGACTTTGGATACGGAACGCTCTTTGTATCCGGAGCGCTTGCAGAAGGCATCCCGGCCGAGGCCCGCGATATCCTGACGCATGCGGCCGCTCGTGGATTGCCGGTATACGGCGTGACGGGCAGTGGCACTTCGGAAGGGATCGACCTTGGAAGCCGGGAATTCAAGGTGCTGCGCCCGCCCAAGGTTCTGCTGCTGACCGGTCCCGGAATCAGTCAATATGAGGCCGGCGAAGTCTGGCACCTCTTTGACCAGCGGATCGGCATGACCCTAACCATGGTGGAGTGGACCCGATTGCCGAAGGTGGATCTCGACGGCTTCACGCATCTCATCCTGGTCGGGGGCGCCGACCAGCTCCGGTTTCTGGACTCCGGAGTGGCCGACCGGGTTCGGTCGTTTGTCGAGAACGGAGGCGTTCTCTGGGCCCAGGGCCGGGCGGTGGAGTGGGCGATCACCTCGGAAATCGCCGAAGGCACCTGGCGGAAACAGGGTGAAGGCGGAGCCGGGAATTCCGATGGTGCGCAGCGCCGACCCTTTGCGTCCGCCCGCGATGATCGCGCGCTGGAAGCGGTCAGTGGGGCCATATTCTCAGCCTCCCTCGATCCGTCTCATCCAATTGGATACGGGTTTACGGACGATGTCATCCCGATCTTTCGCATCGGAACCCGTTTCCTCGAACCATCGGCCAACCCCTATGCCACACCGCTGCAGTATTCGGACGAGCCATTGTTGGCAGGCTACATTTCGGAGGCCAACCTCAGGCTGCTTGCCGGCTCGGCGGTCATCATGGTTGAGGAACGGAAGGCAGGAAGAATCGTGCTCTCGCTTGATGCCCCGGCTTTCCGCGGTTTCTGGTGGGGAACCCAGCGATTGTTGGTCAACAGCGTCTTCTTTGGAGACTTGCTGGAAACGCCCTGA
- a CDS encoding heme-binding protein — protein MRPIFGLLLATSIVVSSTMAYESAFPATEAGTSEIKTLPAGTLLKSASGGDYFENGNSLFRPLFRYISTHGIAMTVPVEATVDDAAMYFWVAQGEISKVTGDENGVEVIDIPERLVASRGARGGYSRDNFERIREELTAWVAAREDVRITGDAYVVYWNGPFTPWFVKRFEVHLPIERVAASNDGPHR, from the coding sequence ATGCGCCCGATTTTCGGACTCCTCCTGGCCACCTCAATCGTGGTATCTTCAACCATGGCTTATGAATCCGCCTTCCCGGCCACCGAGGCCGGCACTTCCGAAATCAAGACACTGCCCGCCGGCACCCTTCTGAAGAGCGCCTCCGGCGGTGACTACTTCGAGAACGGCAACTCGCTTTTCCGCCCTCTCTTCCGCTACATTTCCACTCACGGCATAGCGATGACCGTTCCCGTCGAGGCCACCGTGGACGATGCGGCCATGTATTTCTGGGTCGCCCAGGGTGAGATCAGCAAGGTGACCGGAGATGAAAACGGAGTCGAAGTGATCGACATCCCGGAACGACTGGTGGCGTCCCGAGGGGCCAGGGGAGGTTACTCGCGTGACAATTTCGAGCGGATCCGCGAAGAGCTTACCGCCTGGGTCGCGGCCAGAGAGGACGTCCGCATCACTGGAGACGCCTACGTTGTCTACTGGAACGGTCCCTTCACCCCCTGGTTCGTCAAACGCTTCGAGGTCCACCTGCCCATCGAACGCGTGGCGGCATCGAACGACGGACCGCACCGATGA
- a CDS encoding DUF4174 domain-containing protein translates to MNAHLPPVTPRRITSVRLVSVLFLIMASMTTDSSARTDTRSHLWKNRLLLIEAPSVTDPEFQRQSAFLMTEFAGLLERDLIVQTSFNVDTFSLKLIGKDGTEKLASHTPVEVGRIFSLIDSMPMRQAEIRRSAVPE, encoded by the coding sequence ATGAATGCGCACCTCCCGCCTGTCACCCCGCGCCGCATCACCAGTGTCCGCCTTGTCAGTGTCCTCTTTCTCATCATGGCCTCCATGACCACAGACTCGTCCGCCCGGACCGACACCCGCTCCCACCTCTGGAAGAACCGGCTGCTCCTGATCGAGGCACCGTCGGTCACCGATCCGGAATTCCAACGGCAGTCCGCCTTTCTCATGACCGAATTCGCGGGATTGCTGGAACGGGACCTCATCGTGCAAACATCATTCAACGTCGACACGTTTTCCCTCAAGCTGATCGGTAAGGACGGCACGGAGAAGCTCGCAAGCCACACCCCGGTCGAAGTCGGCCGGATCTTTTCACTGATCGACTCCATGCCCATGCGGCAGGCGGAAATACGCCGGAGCGCAGTCCCGGAGTAA